In the genome of Polaribacter atrinae, one region contains:
- a CDS encoding S8 family peptidase — MRVLKPILYTAFAGLVFTGCKSISNLPVPQGSDVAITAVAKKTPLTQEQKNTWGHLDLVKDSIPGMSVDKAYDFLQGKKSVTVVVGVVDSGTDLGHEDLKDVAWVNTKEVAGNGIDDDKNGYVDDIHGWNFLGDAYKENMEADRILQNPSLESPEIVAEIQAAHDIKVGNAEKTKTRFEQMLSGVKGADENLARHFGKDDYSAIEVAAITTEDPSLLQSIAIAKQMFGFGLPSLAQAQEEIKKELDKSIALLNNEYTNYRIGDNPEDINDSPGYGNGNSGVSIKSEAHGTHVSGIIGASRNNGKGVNGVADNVKIMAVRSVPDGDEYDKDVALGLRYAVDNGAKVINTSFGKGYSPHKEWVYEAIQYAAKHDVLIINAAGNDGKDIDVERTYPNDSKDLITEVSDNVLTIGAMSSSYNENLPANFSNYGKKNVDIFAPGVQIYSTTPENEYKHFSGTSMAAPSAVGVAALVRSYYPKLTASQVKHILMNSGVKINLEVIKPGSQSRENPEGELVPFADLSVTGRVVNAYNALQMADRMVNGKK, encoded by the coding sequence ATGAGAGTTTTAAAACCAATTTTATATACAGCTTTTGCTGGACTTGTTTTTACAGGTTGTAAATCAATTTCTAACCTTCCAGTTCCTCAAGGTTCTGATGTAGCAATAACAGCAGTAGCTAAAAAAACACCATTAACACAAGAACAAAAAAACACCTGGGGACATTTAGATTTGGTAAAAGATTCTATTCCTGGAATGTCTGTAGACAAAGCGTATGATTTTTTACAAGGTAAAAAAAGTGTTACAGTTGTTGTAGGTGTTGTAGATTCTGGAACAGATTTAGGGCATGAAGATTTAAAAGATGTAGCTTGGGTTAATACCAAAGAAGTTGCAGGTAATGGAATTGACGATGATAAAAATGGTTATGTTGATGATATTCATGGATGGAACTTTTTAGGAGATGCTTACAAAGAAAACATGGAAGCAGATAGAATTTTGCAAAATCCTTCTTTAGAAAGTCCAGAAATTGTTGCAGAGATTCAAGCAGCACACGACATTAAAGTTGGCAATGCAGAAAAGACAAAAACTAGATTTGAGCAAATGTTAAGCGGTGTTAAAGGTGCAGATGAAAATTTAGCTAGACACTTTGGTAAAGACGATTATAGTGCTATAGAAGTTGCGGCAATAACAACCGAAGATCCTTCTTTATTACAGAGTATTGCAATTGCAAAACAAATGTTTGGTTTTGGTTTACCTTCTTTAGCGCAAGCGCAAGAAGAAATTAAAAAGGAGTTAGACAAATCGATTGCTTTATTAAATAACGAATATACTAATTATAGAATAGGAGATAACCCAGAAGATATTAATGATTCTCCTGGTTACGGAAATGGAAATTCTGGAGTTTCAATTAAAAGTGAAGCGCACGGTACACATGTTTCTGGTATTATTGGAGCATCAAGAAATAATGGAAAAGGAGTGAATGGTGTTGCTGATAATGTAAAAATTATGGCAGTACGTTCTGTACCAGATGGAGATGAGTATGATAAAGATGTTGCTTTAGGTTTACGTTATGCAGTAGATAATGGTGCAAAAGTAATTAACACTAGTTTTGGTAAAGGATATTCACCTCATAAAGAGTGGGTGTATGAAGCAATTCAATATGCAGCAAAGCACGATGTATTAATTATAAATGCAGCAGGAAACGATGGTAAGGATATTGATGTAGAAAGAACGTACCCTAACGATTCTAAAGATTTAATAACAGAAGTTTCTGATAACGTATTAACTATTGGAGCAATGAGCTCTAGTTATAATGAAAACTTACCAGCTAATTTTTCTAATTACGGTAAAAAGAATGTAGATATTTTTGCTCCTGGAGTTCAAATTTATTCTACAACTCCAGAAAATGAATATAAACACTTTAGTGGAACTTCTATGGCTGCACCTTCTGCAGTAGGAGTAGCTGCTTTAGTACGTTCTTATTATCCTAAATTAACAGCAAGTCAGGTAAAGCATATTTTAATGAATTCTGGTGTAAAAATTAATTTAGAGGTAATTAAACCAGGATCTCAATCAAGAGAAAACCCTGAAGGAGAATTAGTTCCTTTTGCAGATTTATCAGTTACTGGTAGAGTTGTAAATGCTTATAATGCCTTACAGATGGCAGACAGAATGGTAAACGGAAAAAAGTAA
- the folB gene encoding dihydroneopterin aldolase, translating to MGIIQVNNIKLYAFHGCLDEEAKIGSEYSVDVEIKANLKKSSKTDELADTVDYVHLNRIVKEEMAIRSKLLEEVAQRILDRIFKEILMVKKAKVSVAKINPPIGGNVEEVVIILTKKR from the coding sequence ATGGGAATAATACAAGTAAACAATATTAAACTCTATGCTTTTCATGGATGTTTAGATGAAGAAGCAAAAATAGGATCTGAATATAGTGTAGATGTAGAAATTAAAGCCAATTTAAAAAAATCATCTAAAACAGATGAACTGGCAGATACGGTAGATTATGTACACTTAAATCGTATTGTAAAAGAAGAAATGGCAATTCGTTCTAAGTTGTTAGAAGAGGTGGCACAGAGAATATTAGATAGAATTTTTAAAGAAATTTTGATGGTGAAAAAAGCCAAAGTTTCTGTAGCAAAAATCAACCCACCTATCGGCGGAAATGTAGAAGAAGTGGTAATTATTCTTACAAAAAAGCGATAA
- a CDS encoding MBL fold metallo-hydrolase, which produces MKIYPIETGNFKLDGGAMFGVVPKTIWQKTNPADANNLIDMSMRSMLIEDGDRLILVDTGLGAKQSNKFYSYYYLFGDFSLDTSLAKHGFHRDDITDVFLTHLHFDHCGGAIEWNAERTFLQPAFKNAKFWSNDKHWKWATEPNPREKASFFKENINPIKESGQLNFIHSNYKDQIGFDVLFMDGHTEKQMLPMLTYQGKTIVFVADLLPTIGHIPLAYVMGYDTRPLLTLKEKAAFLNQAADKEYYLFLEHDAYNELCTVQHTEKGVRLKNTHKFIDIFN; this is translated from the coding sequence ATGAAAATATACCCTATAGAAACTGGAAATTTTAAATTAGATGGTGGTGCAATGTTTGGTGTTGTACCTAAAACTATTTGGCAAAAAACAAACCCTGCAGACGCTAATAATTTAATAGATATGAGCATGAGAAGCATGCTTATAGAAGATGGAGATCGTTTAATTTTGGTTGATACAGGCTTAGGGGCAAAACAGTCAAATAAATTTTATAGTTATTATTATCTTTTTGGAGATTTTTCTTTAGATACTTCTTTAGCAAAACATGGTTTTCATAGAGATGATATTACAGATGTTTTTTTAACACATTTACATTTTGATCATTGTGGAGGGGCAATAGAATGGAATGCGGAAAGAACTTTTTTACAACCTGCTTTTAAAAATGCTAAATTTTGGTCTAATGATAAACATTGGAAATGGGCTACAGAGCCAAACCCAAGAGAGAAAGCGTCTTTTTTTAAAGAAAATATCAACCCAATTAAAGAAAGCGGACAATTAAATTTTATTCATAGTAATTATAAAGATCAAATAGGTTTTGATGTCCTTTTTATGGATGGACATACAGAAAAACAAATGTTACCGATGTTAACTTATCAAGGAAAAACAATTGTTTTTGTGGCAGATTTATTACCAACTATTGGGCATATTCCATTGGCTTACGTTATGGGCTATGACACTAGACCTTTGTTAACATTAAAAGAAAAAGCTGCATTTTTAAACCAAGCAGCAGATAAAGAATATTACCTTTTTTTAGAGCATGATGCTTATAATGAGCTTTGTACCGTACAACATACAGAAAAAGGAGTTAGATTAAAGAACACACACAAATTTATAGATATATTTAATTAA
- the pbpC gene encoding penicillin-binding protein 1C, whose amino-acid sequence MKITNYIKRHKKKTILVVVLLIFYAFCLPSQLFTKPTSTVITSNNNELLGALIAQDGQWRFPHKDSVPEKFKTCLIQFEDEHFYMHPGFNPVSILKALKQNLQAGSVKRGGSTITQQVIRLSRDNRSRTYFEKVKELILATRLEFRASKEKIISFWSSNAPFGGNVVGLDAASWRYFNRQASDLSWAESATLAVLPNAPNLIYPGKNQQKLLVKRNRLLRKLLAKNIIDSLTYELSVLEELPQKPYALPQITPHLLQKIHKKNKGEFVKTSINKKLQNQTNLIVNNYYNQLKNNEIFNISVLVLDVKTRQVLTYVGNSKTSKMNQKDVDVIDKPRSTGSILKPFLYTAMLDSGDLLPNMLVADVPTNFGSYHPENFDKKYAGAISAKLALSRSLNVPTVRMLQSFGLEKFHDYLQKLKLKDLKKDPNYYGLTLALGGAESSLWDLCKSYASMASTVNHYLENSSRYFKNEFCEPTFYADKKIDFGEKSSEKIIFDAASIYLTFESLKDVNRPNANQNWEFFDSSKQIAWKTGTSFGFRDAWAIGITKDYVVGVWVGNADGEGRPGLVGVQAAAPILFDVFDKLPNSAWFEKPFDEMTEVEICTKSGYRATQNCEEKITEFIQNAGLKTVPCPYHVLVNVDVSENYQVNTSCERLENIQQKSWFVLPPLMEYYYKDKNPFYKPLPKFRNDCLGEEKNAMKFIYPTEKSTIFLPKNFDGKKNELVLKVAHANSDAILYWYIDSTYLGNTKEVHEFGVNLNTGSYLISATDNFGNEIHQQIIVKE is encoded by the coding sequence TTGAAAATAACAAACTACATAAAACGTCATAAAAAGAAAACAATTCTAGTGGTTGTTTTACTGATTTTCTATGCATTTTGTTTGCCAAGTCAGTTGTTTACCAAGCCAACATCAACTGTAATTACAAGTAATAATAATGAGTTGTTGGGTGCATTAATAGCACAAGATGGTCAGTGGCGTTTTCCGCATAAAGATTCCGTTCCAGAGAAATTTAAAACCTGTTTAATTCAGTTTGAAGACGAACATTTTTACATGCATCCTGGGTTTAATCCGGTTTCTATTTTAAAAGCATTAAAGCAAAATTTACAAGCAGGAAGTGTAAAAAGAGGCGGAAGTACCATTACGCAACAAGTTATTCGATTGAGTAGAGATAATAGATCTCGAACTTATTTTGAGAAAGTTAAAGAATTAATTTTAGCAACACGTTTAGAGTTTAGAGCATCTAAAGAAAAAATTATTTCTTTTTGGAGTTCAAATGCACCTTTTGGCGGAAATGTTGTGGGTTTAGATGCAGCTTCTTGGCGTTATTTTAATAGGCAAGCATCTGATTTGTCTTGGGCAGAATCTGCAACTTTAGCGGTTTTACCCAATGCACCAAACTTGATTTATCCAGGGAAAAATCAACAAAAATTATTGGTAAAAAGAAATCGATTGTTAAGAAAGTTACTCGCTAAAAATATCATTGATTCGTTAACGTATGAATTATCAGTGTTAGAAGAATTGCCTCAAAAACCGTATGCACTCCCTCAAATTACACCACATTTATTACAGAAAATTCATAAAAAAAATAAAGGAGAATTTGTAAAAACAAGCATAAATAAAAAGTTGCAAAATCAAACGAATTTGATTGTAAATAATTATTATAATCAATTGAAAAATAATGAAATATTTAATATTTCTGTGCTGGTTTTAGATGTAAAAACTAGGCAGGTTTTAACTTATGTGGGCAATTCTAAAACATCTAAAATGAATCAAAAAGATGTAGATGTTATAGACAAACCTAGAAGTACAGGAAGTATTTTAAAGCCATTTTTATATACGGCAATGTTAGATAGTGGAGATTTGTTACCCAATATGTTAGTTGCAGACGTACCTACAAATTTTGGAAGCTATCATCCAGAAAATTTTGATAAAAAATATGCCGGAGCAATTTCTGCAAAGTTAGCGCTGTCTAGATCTTTAAATGTGCCAACAGTAAGAATGTTGCAAAGTTTTGGCTTGGAGAAATTTCATGATTATTTGCAAAAGTTAAAGTTGAAAGATTTAAAGAAAGATCCTAATTATTATGGGTTAACATTGGCTTTAGGCGGCGCAGAAAGTAGTTTATGGGATTTATGTAAAAGCTATGCGTCTATGGCATCAACGGTAAATCATTATTTAGAAAATTCTAGTAGGTATTTTAAAAATGAATTTTGCGAACCTACTTTTTATGCTGATAAAAAAATAGACTTCGGAGAAAAATCATCAGAAAAAATCATTTTTGATGCCGCTTCTATTTACCTCACTTTTGAAAGTTTAAAAGATGTAAACAGACCAAATGCAAATCAAAATTGGGAGTTCTTTGATTCTTCTAAACAAATTGCATGGAAAACAGGTACCAGTTTTGGTTTTAGAGATGCTTGGGCAATAGGAATAACCAAAGATTATGTGGTTGGAGTTTGGGTAGGAAATGCAGATGGAGAAGGAAGACCTGGTTTGGTTGGTGTGCAAGCTGCAGCGCCTATTTTATTTGATGTTTTTGATAAATTACCAAATTCAGCATGGTTTGAGAAGCCTTTCGATGAAATGACTGAAGTAGAAATTTGTACCAAAAGCGGTTATAGAGCAACCCAAAATTGCGAAGAAAAAATAACAGAATTTATACAGAATGCAGGCTTAAAAACAGTGCCTTGTCCGTACCATGTTTTGGTAAATGTAGATGTATCAGAAAATTACCAAGTAAATACTTCTTGTGAGCGTTTAGAAAATATCCAACAAAAATCTTGGTTTGTGTTGCCTCCTTTAATGGAGTATTATTACAAGGATAAAAATCCGTTTTATAAACCGTTGCCAAAATTTAGAAATGATTGTTTGGGTGAAGAAAAAAATGCAATGAAGTTTATTTATCCAACAGAAAAAAGCACCATTTTTTTACCAAAGAATTTCGATGGAAAGAAAAACGAACTTGTTTTAAAAGTAGCACACGCTAATAGTGACGCAATTTTATATTGGTATATTGATAGTACCTATTTAGGTAACACAAAAGAGGTACACGAATTTGGCGTGAATTTAAATACAGGAAGCTACCTTATTTCGGCTACAGACAATTTTGGAAACGAGATTCATCAACAAATAATAGTAAAAGAATAA
- a CDS encoding alpha-2-macroglobulin family protein has product MKLKNLLLTTSILLLFFSCKKEEIKTDNIFKFKEYISYTTSGVVSVANNIEINLAKEVEGWEANKEISSEIISVKPYVNGTIKTVNKHAFIFMPDENLDPDTEYSVSVNLKEIYKNTPQGFNDYTFQFKTIAPNFNIQTNNLQSYSKEYQYLEGVLKSADVILLEKAKKLISASQNGTSKNVVWNESYKNGKVFEFKIDSIQRFVEDSQLVISWDGEAINAASKGENEILIPGKNNFKVLSLKVNNTTEQYISINFSDQLKKQQNFDGLVTIENEEKPRFIVNGNELKVFSENKFQGDVLVTVYQGVSNSNNYKLKEPFKENVTFEQKKPELRTISSGTILPNSKDLKFNFEAINVKEVDVRVIKIYEDNVLQFLQENSLNSDNEYQIKRVGRRVAKQTITLIDNKAVNTQKWKAYSIDLAKMIDAEPGAIYRVELSFNQSQAFYDCSENQVVNSEFEEVYDDLSEIEDEEAREEQYWDNKLYDYKDYNYNWQERENPCHESYYSNKEITQNLLASNLGIIAKKGENNSYFFAVTNILNTKPQAGATIKLFNFQQQEIVVTKTDSEGFANIETSKAAAFAVVSKGNNKGYIRLFDGNSLSLSKFDVAGTKTEKGLKGYVYGERGVWRPGDNVHLTFLLNDADNKLPKNHPVKLEVTDPSGKLVYKKVTSENLNNFYKFTFSTVQEAKTGNYNAKISVGGAKFYKSLKIETVKPNRLKIKVDFDDEVLTTNKPINGTLDVKWLHGTPAKNLKAEIKAKVTTANYGFENYKEYLFTDPSREFSSEEINIFEGSLDENGFAKIDSKLAIGKNAPGMLNVQFLVRAFENGGDFSIDTFTKKYAPFTSFVGLKSPEGNRYGSFFTDENQTFSVVSVDETGKPVQRDEIEVDIYKIEWRWWWSSSDDNLSRYTSSTYNKPYKTLKISTNTKGNGSFNLSISEKDRGRFLIRVIDKKSGHATGRTAYFYKNWWENSGSDNKEAAKMLVFSADKEKYTVGETAKITFPSGTNGRALISIENGTKVLETKWVETQKGSTSVEIPINKNMAPNVFVNISLLQPHQVSENDLPIRLFGVIPLLVEDENTQLEPQISMPDELQPEKEFVVKVSEKNNKTMTYTLAVVEEGLLDLTRFRTPNAFDVFYAREALGVKTWDVFDDVIGAYSGSVDQVFAIGGDGSAAAAKNRKANRFKPVVKFLGPFYLEKGKTASHKITLPNYIGSVRTMVVAGNVANEAFGNAEKAVPVKKPLMVLATLPRKLSPKEKVTLPITIFAMDKKVKNVAIQVKTSNGITVIGNKTQTLNFKKPDEKMVYFEMDVLKANGINTVEIIASGNGEKATYKVELDVINPNPITSKLVDATIEGKQTQTINFNTFGVEGSNTAMLELSTIPQINFSGRLEYLIQYPHGCVEQTTSGVFPQLFLNDIFDLTADKKRQVQENIENGIKRLGNFQQANGGLSYWLGESETDDWGTTYAGHFMLEAAKKGFVLPLTFKSNFIRYQKNAARNWRPDYRNNYTDLAQSYRLYTLALAGSPDLSAMNRMREFKQISNDAKWRLAAAYALAGQKEASLEIMSTANINFTTSKYNYYSYGSVDRNRAMALETMLITNHKDVKEVAKSIAKELSSSKWMSTQSTAYSLLAIGKMVVKNGGKSINLKYTNNGETVAVDTQSSMVQRTLKVKNGANAININNADNNIVFARIINSGQLPLGDEITENRGLSAAVQYLDLQGKPININSLKQGQDFVAKIVVSSPKNETVKDIALTQVFPSGWEIVNTRFTDFGTTTKSEARYTDIRDDRVNFYFDLNQQPKKVAIKTFTVLLNAAYLGNYYLPGVQVEAMYDNDYMVRTKGRWIEVVK; this is encoded by the coding sequence ATGAAACTGAAAAATTTACTTTTAACAACCTCAATTTTGCTATTATTTTTTTCTTGTAAGAAAGAAGAAATTAAAACGGATAACATCTTTAAGTTTAAAGAATATATTAGTTACACCACTAGTGGTGTGGTTTCTGTAGCAAATAATATAGAAATAAATCTTGCCAAAGAGGTAGAAGGTTGGGAGGCAAATAAAGAAATTTCATCAGAAATTATTTCTGTAAAACCGTATGTGAATGGTACAATTAAAACGGTAAATAAACATGCTTTTATATTTATGCCCGATGAAAATTTAGACCCAGATACAGAGTACAGTGTTTCTGTAAATCTTAAAGAAATTTATAAAAACACACCTCAAGGTTTTAATGATTATACGTTTCAGTTTAAAACAATTGCACCAAATTTTAATATTCAAACAAATAATTTACAATCGTATTCTAAAGAGTATCAGTATTTAGAAGGTGTTTTAAAATCTGCAGATGTTATTTTATTAGAAAAGGCTAAAAAACTAATAAGTGCTTCTCAAAATGGAACCTCAAAAAATGTAGTTTGGAATGAATCTTATAAAAACGGGAAGGTTTTCGAATTTAAAATAGACAGTATTCAACGTTTTGTAGAAGATTCTCAATTAGTAATTTCTTGGGACGGCGAAGCTATAAATGCAGCATCGAAAGGAGAAAATGAAATTTTAATTCCAGGTAAAAATAATTTTAAAGTACTAAGCTTAAAAGTTAATAACACTACAGAACAATATATTTCTATCAACTTTTCTGATCAACTTAAAAAACAACAGAACTTTGATGGCTTGGTAACTATTGAAAATGAAGAAAAACCGCGTTTTATTGTTAATGGAAACGAACTAAAAGTGTTTTCAGAAAATAAGTTTCAAGGAGATGTTTTGGTAACCGTTTATCAAGGAGTGAGTAATTCTAATAATTATAAATTGAAGGAACCATTTAAGGAAAACGTTACTTTCGAGCAAAAGAAACCAGAGTTAAGAACGATTAGCAGCGGTACTATTTTACCAAATTCTAAAGATTTAAAATTCAATTTTGAAGCTATCAATGTAAAAGAAGTAGATGTTAGAGTTATAAAAATTTATGAAGATAATGTGCTGCAATTTTTGCAAGAAAACAGCCTGAATAGTGACAACGAATATCAAATTAAGCGAGTTGGTAGGCGTGTTGCTAAGCAAACAATTACGTTAATTGATAACAAAGCAGTCAATACTCAAAAATGGAAAGCCTATAGTATAGACTTGGCTAAAATGATAGACGCAGAGCCAGGAGCAATTTATAGAGTAGAATTGAGTTTTAATCAAAGTCAGGCATTTTATGATTGTTCAGAAAATCAGGTTGTAAACTCAGAATTTGAAGAAGTTTATGATGACTTAAGTGAAATAGAAGACGAAGAAGCAAGAGAAGAACAGTATTGGGATAATAAATTATACGATTATAAAGACTATAATTATAACTGGCAAGAAAGAGAAAATCCTTGTCATGAATCCTACTATAGTAACAAAGAAATTACTCAGAATTTATTAGCATCAAACTTAGGAATTATCGCTAAAAAAGGTGAAAATAATTCTTATTTCTTTGCAGTAACAAATATTTTAAATACAAAACCGCAAGCAGGAGCAACAATTAAATTATTTAATTTTCAGCAACAAGAAATTGTAGTAACCAAAACAGATTCAGAGGGATTTGCAAATATTGAAACCTCAAAAGCAGCAGCTTTTGCAGTGGTTTCTAAAGGGAATAATAAAGGATATATTCGTTTATTCGACGGTAATTCTTTGTCTTTGAGTAAGTTTGATGTAGCCGGAACTAAAACAGAAAAAGGCTTAAAAGGGTATGTTTATGGAGAACGCGGAGTTTGGCGCCCAGGAGATAATGTACACTTAACGTTCTTATTAAATGATGCCGATAATAAGTTGCCAAAAAACCATCCTGTAAAATTAGAAGTTACAGACCCTAGTGGAAAATTAGTGTATAAAAAAGTAACTTCAGAGAATCTAAATAACTTTTACAAGTTTACATTTTCAACTGTACAAGAAGCAAAAACAGGAAACTACAATGCTAAAATTTCTGTAGGTGGTGCAAAGTTTTATAAGTCACTAAAAATAGAAACTGTAAAACCAAATCGTTTAAAAATCAAAGTCGATTTTGATGATGAGGTTTTAACCACCAATAAACCTATTAATGGAACTTTAGATGTAAAATGGTTGCACGGAACACCTGCAAAAAACTTAAAAGCAGAAATTAAAGCAAAAGTTACTACGGCAAATTATGGATTCGAAAATTACAAAGAGTATCTTTTTACAGATCCATCAAGAGAGTTTTCTTCAGAAGAAATAAATATTTTTGAAGGGAGTTTAGATGAAAATGGGTTTGCAAAAATTGATAGTAAATTAGCTATTGGTAAAAATGCGCCTGGTATGTTAAATGTGCAGTTTTTGGTAAGAGCTTTTGAAAACGGAGGTGATTTTTCTATTGATACTTTCACTAAAAAATATGCACCTTTTACTTCTTTCGTCGGTTTAAAATCACCAGAAGGAAATAGATATGGATCTTTCTTTACAGATGAAAATCAGACTTTTTCTGTGGTTTCTGTAGATGAAACCGGAAAACCAGTTCAAAGAGATGAAATTGAGGTTGATATTTATAAAATTGAATGGCGTTGGTGGTGGAGTTCTTCTGATGATAACTTATCTAGATATACTTCTAGCACGTATAATAAACCTTATAAAACTTTAAAAATTAGCACAAATACGAAAGGAAATGGAAGTTTCAATTTGAGTATTTCAGAAAAAGATAGAGGTCGTTTTTTAATTCGAGTAATTGATAAAAAAAGTGGCCACGCAACGGGTAGAACGGCTTATTTTTATAAAAATTGGTGGGAAAATAGCGGTTCTGATAATAAAGAGGCTGCAAAAATGTTAGTTTTTTCTGCGGATAAAGAAAAGTACACTGTTGGTGAAACGGCTAAAATTACATTTCCTTCAGGTACTAACGGACGTGCATTAATCAGTATAGAAAATGGTACAAAAGTTTTAGAAACAAAGTGGGTAGAAACACAGAAAGGAAGTACTTCTGTAGAAATTCCTATTAACAAAAATATGGCGCCAAATGTGTTTGTAAATATTTCTTTATTACAGCCACATCAAGTATCAGAAAATGATTTACCAATTAGATTGTTTGGTGTAATTCCGCTTTTAGTAGAAGATGAAAATACCCAACTAGAACCTCAAATTTCGATGCCAGACGAGTTACAGCCAGAAAAAGAATTTGTTGTAAAAGTATCAGAAAAAAACAACAAAACCATGACGTATACTTTGGCGGTTGTAGAAGAAGGTTTGTTAGACTTAACTCGTTTTAGAACTCCAAATGCATTTGATGTTTTCTATGCTAGAGAAGCTTTAGGTGTAAAAACTTGGGATGTTTTTGATGATGTAATTGGTGCATATTCTGGCAGTGTAGATCAAGTTTTTGCCATTGGTGGAGATGGAAGTGCAGCTGCTGCAAAAAATAGAAAAGCAAATAGGTTTAAACCGGTTGTAAAGTTTTTAGGTCCTTTCTATCTAGAAAAAGGAAAAACAGCTTCTCATAAAATTACTTTACCAAATTATATTGGCTCTGTAAGAACAATGGTGGTTGCAGGAAATGTAGCAAATGAAGCTTTTGGAAATGCAGAAAAAGCAGTACCTGTTAAAAAGCCTTTAATGGTATTGGCTACATTGCCAAGAAAATTATCGCCAAAAGAAAAAGTTACATTACCGATTACCATTTTTGCAATGGATAAAAAAGTAAAAAATGTAGCTATACAAGTAAAAACTTCTAACGGAATTACAGTTATTGGCAATAAGACTCAAACACTTAATTTTAAGAAACCAGATGAAAAAATGGTATATTTTGAAATGGATGTTTTAAAAGCAAACGGAATAAATACGGTTGAAATTATTGCATCAGGGAACGGAGAAAAAGCAACTTATAAAGTAGAATTAGATGTAATAAATCCAAACCCAATTACTTCTAAATTGGTAGACGCAACGATTGAAGGGAAACAAACACAAACCATCAATTTTAATACATTTGGAGTTGAGGGATCAAATACCGCAATGTTAGAATTATCTACCATTCCTCAAATTAACTTTTCTGGAAGATTAGAGTATTTAATTCAGTATCCTCATGGTTGTGTCGAGCAAACCACTTCAGGTGTTTTTCCACAATTATTTTTAAATGATATTTTTGATTTAACTGCGGATAAAAAACGTCAGGTTCAGGAAAATATAGAAAACGGAATTAAACGATTAGGAAACTTTCAGCAAGCAAATGGAGGATTGAGTTATTGGTTAGGAGAAAGTGAAACTGATGATTGGGGAACAACGTATGCAGGTCATTTTATGTTGGAAGCGGCAAAAAAAGGATTTGTTTTACCGTTAACTTTTAAGAGTAATTTTATTAGATATCAGAAAAATGCCGCAAGAAATTGGAGACCCGATTACCGAAATAATTATACCGATTTAGCACAATCATATCGATTATATACATTGGCTTTAGCTGGTAGTCCAGATTTGTCTGCGATGAACAGAATGCGAGAGTTTAAACAAATTTCTAACGATGCAAAATGGCGTTTGGCTGCAGCGTATGCTTTGGCAGGACAAAAAGAAGCGAGTTTAGAAATTATGAGTACTGCAAATATTAATTTTACTACTTCTAAATACAATTATTATTCTTACGGTTCTGTAGATAGAAACCGAGCAATGGCCTTAGAAACCATGTTAATTACCAATCATAAAGATGTAAAAGAGGTAGCGAAATCTATTGCAAAAGAATTGTCTAGCAGTAAATGGATGAGCACACAATCTACCGCATATAGTTTGTTAGCAATTGGTAAAATGGTGGTTAAAAATGGAGGGAAATCCATCAATTTAAAATATACAAATAACGGGGAAACGGTTGCTGTAGATACACAAAGTTCTATGGTACAAAGAACTTTAAAAGTGAAAAATGGTGCGAATGCTATCAATATAAATAATGCTGATAATAATATTGTTTTTGCAAGAATTATCAATTCGGGTCAATTGCCTTTGGGAGATGAAATTACAGAAAATAGAGGTTTAAGTGCAGCGGTGCAGTATTTAGATTTACAAGGAAAACCGATAAACATTAACAGTTTAAAACAAGGTCAGGATTTTGTAGCAAAAATAGTAGTGAGCAGCCCCAAAAATGAAACCGTAAAAGACATTGCCTTGACACAAGTTTTTCCGTCTGGATGGGAAATTGTAAACACCCGTTTTACAGATTTTGGAACCACTACCAAAAGCGAAGCGCGTTATACAGATATAAGAGATGATAGAGTCAATTTCTATTTCGATTTGAATCAGCAACCTAAAAAAGTAGCGATAAAAACGTTTACGGTGTTGTTGAATGCAGCCTATTTAGGGAATTATTATTTACCAGGAGTTCAGGTTGAAGCGATGTATGATAATGATTATATGGTGAGAACAAAAGGACGTTGGATTGAGGTTGTAAAATAA